CGCCGATCTGCACGGCCTTGAAGGCCTTGTCGCCCTTGATGCCGGCGCAGATGTCGAAAATGATGTGGCGCATGGAAACGCCCATGGGCACTTCCACAAGGCCGGTGTTGCGCACCTTGCCGGTGACGGCGAAGATCTTCGTGCCGGAGGACTTTTCCGTACCGTCCTGGCGGAAGGCTTCCGCGCCCTTCAGGATGATGCGGGCGATGTTGGCGAAGGTTTCCACGTTGTTGAGAACCGTGGGCTTTTCCCACAGGCCCTGCTTGGCCGGGAAGGGAGGACGCACGCGGGGCATGCCGCGCTTGCCTTCGATGGAACGCATGAGAGCGGTTTCTTCGCCGCACACGAAGGCGCCCGCGCCCTGCTTGATCTTCAGATGGAAGTTGAAGCCCGAACCGAGGATGTTGTCGCCGATGAGGCCCAGAGCTTCGGCTTCGGCAAGAGCGATGCCGAGGCGCTTGATGGCCAGCGGATATTCGGCGCGCACATATACATAGCCTTCGGTTGCGCCCGTGGCCCATGCGCCGATGAGCATGCCTTCGATGACGGCGTTGGGGTCGCCTTCAAGGACGGAACGGTCCATGAACGCGCCGGGGTCGCCTTCGTCTGCGTTGCAGAGCATGTACTTGGGCTCAGCCTGTTCCGAAGCCATGAACTTCCACTTGAGGCCCGTGGGGAAGCCCGCGCCGCCGCGGCCGCGCAGACCGGAGTTGTACACTTCCTCAAGGGTGGCTTCGCGGCCCATGGTGAGGGCCTTGGCTATGCCCTGATAGCCGCCGCTTGCGATGTATTCGAAAATGTTTTCCGGGTCGATGCGGCCGCAGTTGTGCAGTACCAGGCGCTTCTGGAGGTTGTAGAAGAGCATGTCGCGGTAGCTGTGGCGGGGCGTTTTGCCGGTACGGCCCTGGTAGTGCAGGCGTTCCACCGTCTTGCCTTCCAGCACGGTGGTCTTGATGAGCTCGTCGGCATCTTCGGGCTGAACGCGGACATAGAAGATGCCGCCGGGGTAGAAAATGACCAGCGGGCCGAGTTCGCAGAAGCCGTGGCAGCCGGTGACCACGATGCTCACGCGGTCGTGCAGGCCGTTGTCGTCGATGGCCTTCTGCAGGGCGTCGCGCACGTTCATGCTGCCCGAAGAGGAACAGCCGGTGCCGCCGCAGATCAGAATCTGGTATTTTTCCTCGTGTTCCTTGCGTTCGTAGTGACGCAGGTCGAGCAGGGGCCGGGCCTGCTCGTGCAGCCGGGCAAGGTCGTCAATGGAGTTGAGACGTTTGAGTTCAAGCATATCGTCCTCTCTTTTAGGCCAGGTAGCTGTCGAGGATACCGGGAATGTCGTCGGGGGTCAGGCGGCCGTGGGTGTTGTCGTTGACCATCATGACGGGGGCAAGACCGCAGGCACCGAGGCAGGCCACGGTTTCCAGCGTGAAGTTGAGGTCCTTGGTGGTTTCGCCGGGCTTGATGTCGAGGTGGTGGCTCACCGCTTCCAGAATGGAAGCGCCGCCGCGGACATGGCAGGCGGTTCCCTGGCACACGCGGACGATGTTCCTGCCGCGGGGATTGAGGTGGAACTGGGCATAGAAGGTGACCACGCCGAACACTTCAGCAACGGGAATGCGAAGTTCGGAAGCGATGCATTCAAGCACTTCCTGCGGCAGGTAACCGTAGACATCCTGCGCCTGCTGCAGAACGGGGATGAGAGCCCCCTTCGAGTTCTGCCTGTAGGGTTTCAGAATGTCCATGAGCGGAGCAAGGTCAATGGGGTTGGCCGTGCAGTTGCAAGACATGTTGGTATCCTCCTGGTACGATCCTGAATCCGGCGAGTCTTCCCAACAACGCCGGAGCTATGCAAAAGTTTCCCTTTTCGGGGGAATGCCCGGGTGCGGAAAAGCTTTCTGCCGCACGGTATGGCGCGCGGCGCTTTTTCCGCCGTTTTCGTGATGCTCCTTCGAAGAGACGGCACGGCGGCCCCTGGGCGAAGGGACCGTTTTCGGGCTACCGGGCCAGGCCTGCGGCTCTGAGCCCGGCGTCTTCCTCCTTCCATGCTTCGGCAAGGAATGCTTTCGCTTCCTGCCGATTCATGAGAACGGGGGCGACGGAAAAGTGTTCCAGGGTCTTTCTGAACGATGCGCTTGCGGCGGCTTTGGCAAAGGCCGCTTCCAGGCGGTTCAGCGTTTCCTCAGACACGTTTTTCGGGGCCAGCAGAAAGAAGGAGGCGTCACCCCGGCCCGGATCGGCGAAGCCTCCGTCGGCAAGACAGGGCACCTGTGGCAGAGCATCCAGTCTCGTTCCGGCAAGAATCATAAGAGGGGAAAGCTGTCCCTGACTGATGCGGGGCAGGGCTCCGCTCGCGGCGGCGTCCACATGGCCTCCCAGAAGAGCCGTTTCGGCTTCTCCCGGACCGCCGAAAGGAATGAAGCGCCATACGAGCTCCGGGTCCTTTCCGGCCATCATGGCGAGCGCCGTATGCGAGGGCGTACCCAGACCGGGAACGCCGATGCGCATGCTTCCTCCGCTTTTCTTCGTTGCTTCAAGGAAGGATTCCCAGTCCTTCCAGGGGGCGTCGGGCCGTGTGACCAGCACGGGCGAAGCCTGCCCGAAGACGATGACGGGCTCCACGTCCAGAAGAGGATCGTAGGGTACGTCGTTTTTGCGGGGGAGGAAGAGAAGCGCGTTGCCCGCGCATGCGGCAAGGCGCGTGCCGTCCGCTTTGTCTGCGGCAAGCTGCGCCACGGCCGTCATGCCCGCACCGCTCGGCATGTTCTGGACGACGATGTCGACGCCCAGTTCCTTTTCCGCCTCGCGGGCCAGCGCCCGGGCCGCGCCGTCAAGCGCTCCCCCCGGACTGAAGGCTACGGTGAGCCGTACGCTTCCCTTTGCTGCAAGAGCCTGAGGCGCGAACGTCGCGGCAGGCAGAGCACAGAAAAGAAGCCATGCCGCAATACGGAAAAAGTGTAACATACGCCATTTCATGATGAGTATCTCTACAGGGAAAAAGGAAATGAGCAAGCATAAAAAAAATTTTCACATAAGTGATTTTGAAATGTTATCGTAACATACCATATTCATGTGATTTTTACAAGACGGTGTTCATTGAGTGTTCAATCAGTTTTGCGAAGGAGTGCCGGAATTGTGGCATGGTGCGGCCGAAGCTACCACCAGGAGAGCAGGGTCTGCAGAAGGTGCGTTTCCAGGGCGGGGCCGAGCACGAAGGCCAGCACGAGGGGCGCGGGGGAGCAGCCGTGCCTTCTGAGAAAAACGGCCAGCAGACCGAAGGCGAGGCACTGCACGGGGCCGGAAATGCCGTCCGCCCCCACATAGGAGCCGATGAGGCAGAGCATGAGGATGACGGGCCAGAGAAGGCGGAAGGGAAGGCGGGCAAGGCGCGCCCAGAACCCGGCAAGCCCCAGGCCGAGGACAAGAAGGAGCACGTTGCCCATGAGCAGGCAGAAAATGAAGCCCCAGTAGAAGTCGGGCTGATTCTGCGGAAGCGAGGGGCCCGGCACGACGCCCACCACGGTGAGCGCGCCGAGCAGGGCCGCCGTGATGGGGTTGGTGGGAAGCCCCAGCAGAAGAAGCGGAGCGAAGGAGGCCATGGCCGCGGCGTTGTTGGAGGCCTCCGGCCCGGCAAGGCCTTCCCATGCGCCCTTGCCGAAGTCTTCGGGACTGCGGCTTATGCGTTTTTCCAGTGCATGAGAGGCAAAGCTTGCGGTCACGCCTGCGCCGCAGGGAATGAGGCCTGTGGCAAAACCTATGAGACAGCCGCGCAGGGCGGCTTTTGCCGCCCGGAGGCGGCGCAGCGGCGGCGCAGAGGAGACGCTTTTTTCCCCGGAGGTTCCGCGGGGCTGAAGAAGCGCGTCCATGAGATCGCCCAGGCCGAAGATGCCGAGCAGCAGAGAAGTGAGCTGCACGCCGTCGGAAAGTCTCCAGGAACCGAAGGTGAGGCGGGGCATGCCGTAGACGGGGTCCATGCCGGGCAGGGCGAGCACGAAGCCGAGAAAGATCATGCAGGTGTTGCGCCTTGCTCCGCCGGGACTGGTGAACGCCACAAGCACAAGCGCGCATGCCATGACGGCGGCACGACCCGAGGGGCCGAAGAACAGCGCAGCCTGCGAGAGTGCGGGCGCAAGCAGTATCATGCCGAATACGGAGAGCGTTCCCCCCGTGAAGGAGGCGAGCGTGGCTGCGGCAAGGGCCTCTTTCGCCTTTCCGGCAAGCGCCAGGGGCCTGCCTTCAAACAGCGTGGCCACGGCATCCGCCTCGCCGGGAATACCCATGAGAATGGAGGTGACCGCTCCCCCGTACTTTGCGCCGTAGAAGATGCCCGCCAGTAGAGAAATGCCGGGCAGAGGCTCGAGCGTATAGACAAGAGGAAAGAGCAGGGCCATGGCTGCGGGCGGGCCGAACCCCGGCAGAACGCCTACCGTCATGCCGCAGAACACACCGGCAAGTACCAGCAGCCAGAGAGCGGGCGCGGAGAAGATGGCCGAGATTCCGGCCCATACGCCGGAATAAAGGGAGGGATCGGCGAAGAGGGTATCCATGCATCAGGCTCCGGCGAAAAAAGGAAAAAAAAGACCTTCGGGCAGGGGCCATTGCAGAAGGCGCACCATGCCTGCGTAGAGCAGCAGGCAGAGCAGGGCGGGAATGAGCAGGCTTTCCTTCCAGCTGCAGCCCGCCTTTCTGCATGCGAAGATTCCGGCAAGAAACGTGGCCGCGGCCCAGCCTGCGGGAAGAAGCAGCGCTGTCCAGAGCAGAGCGGAAAGGACGAGGCCGAGAAGAGGGCGCAGGCCGCGCCTTTTTTCCTCCTTCCTTTCTGAAGCGGCCGGGGTGAGCATGGCGCAGGCAAGAAGCCCTGCGCCCGTGACGCGGCTCCAGAGCCCGGGGCCGGGCAGTCCCTCGGAAAAGGCGGGAGGAGAGGCGAGCAGCGCAATAACTCCGGCGGAAAACAGGAGGATGCGGAGGGCGCGGCGGCGGAGAAGAACGGAGAACGGGATCATGGAAAGTGTGCTTGCAAAAGGGGAAAAGCGGGCGTTTTTTCGAAAACGCAGTATAGAAGAGAAGAAAAAGATGGGCAACGGCGGGGAAAGGCGGCTTTTGGGGCGAGTTTTCCTTGACAGCTGCGGCATATTCGGGGAAGGTGTCTCGATAGTTTTTTTGGAGGAACCATGCCTAAAGAAGACGCCATAGAAGTGGACGGCATCGTGGAAGAAGCTCTTCCCAATGCCATGTTCCGCGTGAAGCTGGAAAACGGCCACGAAGTGCTTTCCCATATTTCCGGAAAGATGCGCAAGTTTTATATCCGCATTCTGCCCGGCGACCGCGTGAAGGTCGAGCTTTCGCCCTACGATCTCACCCGCGGCCGTATCACCTACCGTATGAAGTAGGATGTCCGCTTGCGCCTCCCCCTCGCCGGAGGGGAGTCTCCCCGAGCGGGCTTCCTGCCCGGGCGGCGCGAGGCGGCGAAAGCCTGTACGGCTTCCCGCCGCCGACGCTTCACAGATGCTGCTGATCCGTATCGCTCCCGGTGATACGGGTCTTTTTCGTTATCTTCTGGAAGGCGGGGGCGGGCATCTTGCCATGCTTACGGTGCTCGATCCGAAAAGGGCGCTGTTCAAGCTGCTGTTTTCCCCGCATCAGCGGGAGGAGCTTCTCGAGCTTCTGGCGGGCATGAGGCGGACCGTACCCTTTGAGATTTTCGATCATCCGTGCTCTCCGGGGCGGAGAGCCGGAAACGGAGCGTTTGAGGGGAAAAGAACATGATTGTCGCCGGAATCGTTGCCGTCGTCGCGCTGGCTCTGGTGCTGGCGCTCATTCTTCTGCACAACGCCATGGTGCGCGGCCGCAACCTTGCCGAAGAGGCGTGGAGCGGCATCAATGTGCAGCTTCGGCGCAGGCACGATCTCGTGCCTCTGCTCGTCAGCGCGGTGCAGGGCTACGCTCTGCATGAAAAGGATGTGCTTTCCGCCGTATCGGCGGCAAGGCAGGCGGGCATGAAGGCCGCCGGAGGCGACATTCACACCGTGGGCGAGGCGGAAAAGGGGCTTTCCCTTGCGCTCGGTCGCCTGATGGCTGTGGCGGAAGCCTATCCCGAGCTCAAGGCGGGGGAAAACTTTCTTCAGCTTCAGAAGTCCCTTGCCGAGCTGGAAAACGATATTCAGATGGCGCGCCGCTACTATAACGGTACCGTGCGCGACCAGAACAACCGCATCATGCAGTTTCCCGGAAACCTTGTGGCCGCAAGGTTCGGCTTTGAACCCATGGAGTACTTCGAGCTTTCCGCCGAGGAGGAAGCTGCGCTGCCCGGGGGCTATCCCGTCCGGTAGGGCCGGGGCCTCAGGTCATGCGATGGGGAGAAAGGGCGGAACGGTGTCTGACGGATGCGCCGGGCGCATCTGCCTGCGTTCCGTCGCCGTCCGGCAGGAAAAAGAAAGATCAGGGAGGAAGCGGGGCTTCCTCCTTTTTTTTGTCCCCTCGGGGACGGAAAAGCCGGGCCGGGCTGCCTTGACGCTCCTGCCGCCCCGGCTCATGATGACGGAATCAGGAGGTGGGCCGGTGAAGCGATGGTTCCTTGCACTGATATTGTGTCTTCTTGCCGCGACGGAATGCCTTGCCTCGGCCGTGCAGGTGCGTCGTTTCGACGTCGTCATCGACGTGGCCGGCAACGGCGACATCGTGGTTGAGGAAACGCTCGACGTGGATATTCCCGAATCGGGGCGGTTTCACGGCATATTCCGCGATATTCCCGTGGTGACGCTCCGGCACGGACAGGGCCGCGCCTCCATGG
Above is a window of Mailhella massiliensis DNA encoding:
- the nuoF gene encoding NADH-quinone oxidoreductase subunit NuoF; its protein translation is MLELKRLNSIDDLARLHEQARPLLDLRHYERKEHEEKYQILICGGTGCSSSGSMNVRDALQKAIDDNGLHDRVSIVVTGCHGFCELGPLVIFYPGGIFYVRVQPEDADELIKTTVLEGKTVERLHYQGRTGKTPRHSYRDMLFYNLQKRLVLHNCGRIDPENIFEYIASGGYQGIAKALTMGREATLEEVYNSGLRGRGGAGFPTGLKWKFMASEQAEPKYMLCNADEGDPGAFMDRSVLEGDPNAVIEGMLIGAWATGATEGYVYVRAEYPLAIKRLGIALAEAEALGLIGDNILGSGFNFHLKIKQGAGAFVCGEETALMRSIEGKRGMPRVRPPFPAKQGLWEKPTVLNNVETFANIARIILKGAEAFRQDGTEKSSGTKIFAVTGKVRNTGLVEVPMGVSMRHIIFDICAGIKGDKAFKAVQIGGPSGACLPASMLDNPVDYDSLTAAGAMMGSGGLVVVDEDTCMVDLARFFLTFTQAESCGKCTPCREGSKRMLEILERICNGEGRDGDIEELERLAHTMRTSSLCALGQTAPNPVLSTLRFFRSEYEAHIHDKKCPAGTCTKLLQYKIDPEKCKGCTLCARNCPVNAITGKVREPHLINPNKCIKCGTCMDKCKHGAISRV
- the nuoE gene encoding NADH-quinone oxidoreductase subunit NuoE; translation: MSCNCTANPIDLAPLMDILKPYRQNSKGALIPVLQQAQDVYGYLPQEVLECIASELRIPVAEVFGVVTFYAQFHLNPRGRNIVRVCQGTACHVRGGASILEAVSHHLDIKPGETTKDLNFTLETVACLGACGLAPVMMVNDNTHGRLTPDDIPGILDSYLA
- a CDS encoding tripartite tricarboxylate transporter substrate binding protein, whose amino-acid sequence is MLHFFRIAAWLLFCALPAATFAPQALAAKGSVRLTVAFSPGGALDGAARALAREAEKELGVDIVVQNMPSGAGMTAVAQLAADKADGTRLAACAGNALLFLPRKNDVPYDPLLDVEPVIVFGQASPVLVTRPDAPWKDWESFLEATKKSGGSMRIGVPGLGTPSHTALAMMAGKDPELVWRFIPFGGPGEAETALLGGHVDAAASGALPRISQGQLSPLMILAGTRLDALPQVPCLADGGFADPGRGDASFFLLAPKNVSEETLNRLEAAFAKAAASASFRKTLEHFSVAPVLMNRQEAKAFLAEAWKEEDAGLRAAGLAR
- a CDS encoding tripartite tricarboxylate transporter permease yields the protein MDTLFADPSLYSGVWAGISAIFSAPALWLLVLAGVFCGMTVGVLPGFGPPAAMALLFPLVYTLEPLPGISLLAGIFYGAKYGGAVTSILMGIPGEADAVATLFEGRPLALAGKAKEALAAATLASFTGGTLSVFGMILLAPALSQAALFFGPSGRAAVMACALVLVAFTSPGGARRNTCMIFLGFVLALPGMDPVYGMPRLTFGSWRLSDGVQLTSLLLGIFGLGDLMDALLQPRGTSGEKSVSSAPPLRRLRAAKAALRGCLIGFATGLIPCGAGVTASFASHALEKRISRSPEDFGKGAWEGLAGPEASNNAAAMASFAPLLLLGLPTNPITAALLGALTVVGVVPGPSLPQNQPDFYWGFIFCLLMGNVLLLVLGLGLAGFWARLARLPFRLLWPVILMLCLIGSYVGADGISGPVQCLAFGLLAVFLRRHGCSPAPLVLAFVLGPALETHLLQTLLSWW
- a CDS encoding tripartite tricarboxylate transporter TctB family protein → MIPFSVLLRRRALRILLFSAGVIALLASPPAFSEGLPGPGLWSRVTGAGLLACAMLTPAASERKEEKRRGLRPLLGLVLSALLWTALLLPAGWAAATFLAGIFACRKAGCSWKESLLIPALLCLLLYAGMVRLLQWPLPEGLFFPFFAGA
- the infA gene encoding translation initiation factor IF-1 gives rise to the protein MPKEDAIEVDGIVEEALPNAMFRVKLENGHEVLSHISGKMRKFYIRILPGDRVKVELSPYDLTRGRITYRMK
- a CDS encoding DUF4911 domain-containing protein, translated to MLLIRIAPGDTGLFRYLLEGGGGHLAMLTVLDPKRALFKLLFSPHQREELLELLAGMRRTVPFEIFDHPCSPGRRAGNGAFEGKRT
- a CDS encoding LemA family protein; the encoded protein is MIVAGIVAVVALALVLALILLHNAMVRGRNLAEEAWSGINVQLRRRHDLVPLLVSAVQGYALHEKDVLSAVSAARQAGMKAAGGDIHTVGEAEKGLSLALGRLMAVAEAYPELKAGENFLQLQKSLAELENDIQMARRYYNGTVRDQNNRIMQFPGNLVAARFGFEPMEYFELSAEEEAALPGGYPVR